A single region of the Lactobacillus isalae genome encodes:
- a CDS encoding JAB domain-containing protein produces the protein MKKEELLQTDVDLVKKLAKSLDRKNIATFDSLFELLNQVGIKSFKELWQYAASPECDDETAILLQLILERIKSVNSKKIESFYSSSQVGCYIADKLCGRKQEELYGIYLDSKNKIIAEKLIFQGTVNRAVAHPRDIFRWAVIYNSTAFFIAHNHPSGDEQPSQHDLRFTKKLVEASKCMGIDFLDHFIVTDNTYLSFREMELL, from the coding sequence ATGAAAAAAGAAGAACTATTGCAAACTGATGTTGATTTAGTAAAGAAATTAGCTAAATCGTTAGATAGAAAGAATATTGCTACGTTTGATAGCTTGTTTGAGCTATTAAATCAAGTGGGAATAAAGAGTTTTAAAGAATTATGGCAGTACGCAGCTAGTCCTGAATGTGATGATGAAACGGCTATTCTATTGCAGCTGATATTAGAGCGAATAAAGAGCGTTAATAGCAAGAAGATAGAAAGTTTTTATTCTAGCTCACAAGTGGGATGCTATATAGCTGATAAGTTGTGTGGCCGCAAGCAAGAAGAGTTGTATGGTATTTATCTTGATTCTAAAAATAAAATTATTGCTGAAAAACTAATTTTTCAAGGAACGGTAAACAGAGCGGTAGCCCATCCTAGAGATATCTTTCGCTGGGCCGTAATCTATAATAGTACTGCTTTTTTTATTGCGCATAATCATCCAAGCGGAGACGAGCAACCTTCGCAGCATGATTTACGTTTTACTAAAAAACTAGTAGAAGCAAGTAAATGCATGGGAATTGATTTTCTAGATCATTTTATTGTGACTGATAACACTTACTTAAGTTTTCGAGAGATGGAACTTCTTTAA
- a CDS encoding rod shape-determining protein has protein sequence MFGLGSKNIGIDLGTANTLVYIEGKGIVLREPSVVAKNTQTGEVIAVGSEAKEMIGRTPGSIVAIRPMKDGVIADYDTTAAMLKYFMEKTVGNSKPAAMICVPSGVTEVEKRAVIDAARVAGAREAYVIEEPFAAAIGAGLPVMDPTGSMVVDIGGGTTDVATISLGGIVSSRSTRMAGDKFNSAIATYIHQNYNLLIGERTAETIKIQIASASVEKAKEIESMNIRGRDLVTGLPKSIDINAEDVAKAIQEVVQNIIVAIKETLEETSPEIAADVIDHGIVLTGGGALLKNLPEVISDATKVPVFIAQDPLDCVAIGTGESLKNIEVMRKRR, from the coding sequence GTGTTTGGATTAGGATCTAAAAATATTGGGATTGATTTGGGAACTGCCAACACACTCGTTTATATTGAAGGTAAGGGTATTGTTTTACGTGAACCTTCTGTTGTTGCTAAGAACACTCAAACGGGTGAAGTTATTGCCGTCGGTTCAGAAGCCAAAGAAATGATTGGTAGAACTCCTGGCTCAATTGTTGCTATTCGTCCAATGAAAGATGGAGTAATTGCCGATTACGATACAACTGCTGCAATGCTTAAATACTTCATGGAAAAGACAGTTGGTAACTCAAAGCCTGCAGCTATGATCTGTGTGCCTTCTGGTGTAACTGAAGTTGAAAAGAGAGCCGTAATTGATGCAGCTAGAGTTGCTGGTGCACGTGAAGCATATGTTATTGAAGAACCATTTGCAGCAGCTATTGGTGCTGGTCTTCCTGTTATGGATCCAACAGGTTCAATGGTTGTTGATATTGGTGGTGGTACTACTGACGTTGCAACTATTTCATTAGGTGGTATTGTTTCATCTCGTTCTACTAGAATGGCTGGAGATAAGTTTAACAGTGCTATCGCAACTTACATTCATCAAAATTACAATTTATTAATTGGTGAAAGAACTGCTGAAACTATTAAGATTCAAATTGCTTCTGCTTCAGTTGAAAAGGCAAAAGAAATTGAATCTATGAATATTCGTGGTCGTGACCTAGTAACAGGATTACCAAAATCAATTGATATTAATGCTGAAGATGTTGCAAAAGCTATTCAAGAAGTAGTTCAAAATATTATTGTAGCAATTAAAGAAACTTTGGAAGAGACATCTCCAGAAATTGCTGCTGATGTTATCGATCATGGTATTGTGTTAACTGGTGGTGGAGCTCTATTAAAGAACTTGCCAGAAGTTATTTCTGATGCTACTAAAGTTCCAGTCTTTATTGCTCAAGATCCACTTGATTGTGTTGCAATTGGTACCGGTGAATCTCTCAAAAATATTGAAGTTATGCGTAAGAGACGTTAA
- a CDS encoding valine--tRNA ligase, with amino-acid sequence MTDLAPKYNPNEVEKGRYQEWLDEDLFKPSGDKKAHPYSIVIPPPNVTGKLHLGHAWDTAIQDTLIRFKRMEGYDTLYLPGMDHAGIATQAKVEAKLRKQGKDRHQMGREAFVKQVWDWKDEYANIIKGQWAKMGLSLDYSRERFTLDKGLSKAVRKVFVQLYNEGLIYRGEYIINWDPELQTALSDIEVIHKDDKGAFYHVKYPFADGSGFVEIATTRPETMFGDTAVAVAPGDERYKDIVGKELVLPLVGRHIPIIEDQHVDPEFGTGLVKITPAHDPNDFQVGNRHNLERINVMNDDGTMNEEAGKYAGMDRFEAREALVKDLKEEGYLIKVEPIVHSVGHSERSGVQVEPRLSKQWFVKMKPLAEEVLKNQKTDGKVNFVPERFEGTLNHWMEDVHDWVISRQLWWGHRIPAWYNKKTGETYVGEEAPKDIENWEQDPDVLDTWFSSALWPFSTLGWPDTDNPDFKRYFPTNTLVTGYDIIFFWVSRMIFQGLHFTKKRPFKDVVLHGLMRDEQGRKMSKSLGNGVDPMDVVDKYGADALRWFLLNGTAPGQDTRYDPKKLAAAWNFINKIWNASRFVIMNLPADAQPAHMPDTTKFDLADSWIFDRLNHTVSEVTRLFDEYKFGEAGRELYNFIWNDFCDWYIEISKVALNGDDEELKARKQENLIWILDQILRLMHPIMPFVTEKLWLSMPHEGKSIMTAKYPETHEEFENKQADNDMAFLIEVIKAVRNIRMEVNAPMSSQIDIMIQLDDEANKHILDDNAEYVENFLHPKDLQVSADIEAPKLAKTAVIPGAQIFVPLTELVNVDDEIKKMEKEEKRLEEEVQRAEKKLSNQGFVAHAPEAVVNKEKEKKADYESQLAGVRERMKELKESK; translated from the coding sequence ATGACAGATTTAGCACCTAAATATAATCCTAATGAGGTTGAAAAGGGGAGATATCAAGAGTGGCTTGATGAAGATCTTTTTAAGCCATCTGGCGATAAAAAAGCTCATCCTTATTCAATTGTTATTCCACCACCAAACGTAACTGGTAAGTTGCACTTGGGACATGCTTGGGATACAGCAATTCAAGATACATTAATTCGTTTCAAACGAATGGAAGGCTATGATACTCTTTACCTTCCTGGTATGGATCATGCTGGTATTGCAACTCAAGCTAAAGTTGAAGCAAAATTGCGCAAGCAAGGTAAAGATCGTCACCAAATGGGGCGTGAAGCTTTTGTTAAGCAAGTTTGGGACTGGAAAGATGAATATGCAAATATCATCAAGGGCCAATGGGCTAAAATGGGATTATCTCTTGATTATTCAAGAGAAAGATTTACCCTTGATAAAGGTCTATCCAAAGCAGTTAGAAAAGTTTTCGTTCAATTATATAACGAAGGACTAATCTACCGCGGTGAATACATTATTAACTGGGATCCAGAATTACAAACAGCTCTTAGTGATATAGAAGTTATTCACAAAGATGACAAGGGTGCATTTTACCATGTGAAATATCCATTTGCAGATGGATCAGGCTTTGTTGAAATTGCAACTACACGTCCTGAAACTATGTTTGGTGATACTGCTGTTGCTGTTGCACCAGGGGATGAACGCTACAAGGATATTGTGGGTAAAGAATTAGTACTTCCACTTGTTGGCCGTCATATTCCAATTATTGAAGACCAACATGTAGATCCAGAATTTGGTACTGGTTTAGTTAAAATTACACCAGCGCACGATCCTAACGACTTCCAAGTAGGTAACCGTCACAATCTTGAAAGAATTAATGTAATGAATGATGACGGAACTATGAACGAAGAAGCTGGTAAGTATGCTGGTATGGATCGTTTTGAAGCTCGTGAAGCTTTAGTAAAGGACTTAAAAGAAGAGGGCTACTTAATTAAAGTAGAGCCAATCGTCCACTCAGTTGGTCACTCAGAACGTTCAGGCGTTCAAGTAGAGCCAAGACTTTCTAAGCAATGGTTTGTTAAGATGAAGCCACTTGCAGAAGAAGTTCTTAAGAATCAAAAGACTGACGGCAAAGTTAACTTTGTTCCAGAGCGATTTGAAGGAACTTTGAACCACTGGATGGAAGACGTTCATGACTGGGTAATTTCTCGTCAATTATGGTGGGGTCACCGTATTCCAGCTTGGTATAATAAGAAGACTGGTGAAACTTATGTTGGTGAAGAAGCACCTAAGGATATTGAAAACTGGGAACAAGATCCAGATGTTTTAGATACTTGGTTCTCAAGTGCTCTTTGGCCATTTTCAACATTAGGTTGGCCAGATACAGATAATCCTGACTTTAAACGTTACTTCCCAACTAATACTTTAGTTACTGGTTACGACATTATTTTCTTCTGGGTATCAAGAATGATCTTCCAAGGTCTTCACTTTACTAAGAAGCGTCCATTTAAGGATGTCGTTTTGCATGGTTTAATGCGTGACGAACAAGGACGTAAGATGAGTAAGTCACTTGGCAATGGTGTTGATCCGATGGATGTTGTTGATAAGTATGGTGCTGATGCTTTACGTTGGTTCCTATTAAACGGTACTGCTCCTGGTCAAGATACTCGTTATGATCCAAAGAAGTTAGCTGCAGCCTGGAACTTCATCAACAAGATTTGGAATGCAAGTCGTTTTGTAATTATGAACTTGCCAGCTGATGCTCAACCAGCTCATATGCCAGATACTACTAAATTTGATTTAGCAGATAGCTGGATTTTTGATAGATTAAATCACACTGTATCAGAAGTTACCCGTTTGTTTGATGAATACAAATTCGGTGAAGCTGGTCGTGAACTTTACAATTTCATTTGGAATGACTTTTGTGACTGGTATATTGAAATTTCTAAGGTTGCTTTAAATGGCGACGATGAAGAATTAAAGGCAAGAAAACAAGAAAATCTAATTTGGATTCTTGATCAAATCTTACGTTTAATGCACCCAATTATGCCATTTGTTACTGAAAAGTTATGGCTTTCAATGCCTCATGAAGGTAAATCAATTATGACTGCTAAATATCCTGAAACTCATGAAGAGTTTGAAAACAAGCAAGCAGATAATGATATGGCCTTCTTAATTGAAGTTATTAAAGCTGTACGTAATATTCGAATGGAAGTTAATGCTCCTATGTCTTCACAAATTGATATTATGATTCAATTAGACGATGAAGCAAATAAACATATTTTAGATGACAATGCTGAATATGTAGAAAACTTCTTACATCCTAAAGATTTACAAGTTTCAGCTGATATTGAAGCACCGAAACTTGCTAAGACTGCTGTGATTCCGGGCGCTCAAATTTTTGTCCCATTGACTGAATTAGTTAATGTTGATGATGAAATTAAGAAGATGGAAAAAGAAGAAAAGCGTCTTGAAGAAGAAGTACAAAGAGCTGAAAAGAAACTTTCAAACCAAGGCTTTGTTGCTCATGCTCCTGAAGCTGTTGTAAATAAAGAAAAAGAAAAGAAGGCTGACTACGAAAGTCAACTTGCTGGTGTTCGTGAACGAATGAAAGAATTAAAGGAAAGTAAATAG
- the mreC gene encoding rod shape-determining protein MreC translates to MKKFLKNKKLLTIFVLVILVLSMLSISVRLRNKRESPFLVQKIGNDTVSIVTRVVNWPINLVSNGVANVEDLFNAQAENDHLKKQIDNLAQTKARNSSLESENTQLKQALELKKTLTDYTIINGSVISRAADTWSDLLIIDQGSRAGVRKNMPVMSGKGVIGRVVEVNSTTSKVELITTTDKSTNKFAVEADADNGKKVHGVISVTSNNQLAFTQVVDGQKLKKGTRVYTSGMGGLSPKGLLVGTVKKTTRDTFGLSDVVEIQPAGNLNDPSVVSVIKRKVEE, encoded by the coding sequence ATGAAAAAATTTCTCAAAAACAAAAAGTTATTGACGATTTTTGTGCTAGTTATTTTAGTTTTAAGTATGTTATCTATTTCCGTTCGCTTACGTAATAAGAGAGAATCACCTTTCTTAGTTCAAAAAATTGGTAATGATACAGTTTCTATTGTTACTAGGGTAGTTAACTGGCCAATAAATTTAGTTTCTAATGGCGTTGCCAACGTTGAGGACTTGTTTAATGCTCAAGCTGAAAATGATCACTTGAAAAAGCAAATTGATAACTTGGCTCAAACTAAAGCTCGTAATAGTTCACTTGAATCTGAAAATACGCAATTAAAGCAGGCGTTAGAATTAAAGAAAACCCTAACTGACTATACTATTATTAACGGTTCGGTAATTTCACGTGCTGCAGATACTTGGTCTGATTTATTAATCATCGATCAAGGATCAAGAGCGGGTGTCAGAAAAAACATGCCGGTTATGTCAGGTAAAGGGGTTATCGGACGTGTAGTAGAAGTAAACAGTACTACCTCTAAAGTTGAATTGATTACTACAACTGATAAATCAACAAATAAGTTTGCTGTTGAAGCAGATGCAGACAATGGTAAAAAGGTTCATGGGGTAATATCTGTTACTAGCAATAATCAATTGGCATTTACTCAAGTTGTTGATGGTCAAAAGTTAAAAAAGGGTACGCGTGTTTATACTAGTGGTATGGGTGGTTTATCACCAAAAGGATTATTAGTAGGTACAGTTAAGAAAACAACGCGTGATACGTTTGGACTATCTGATGTTGTTGAAATTCAACCTGCAGGAAATCTTAATGATCCATCTGTTGTGTCTGTAATTAAAAGAAAGGTTGAAGAGTAA
- a CDS encoding bifunctional folylpolyglutamate synthase/dihydrofolate synthase: MRFTNVDQVIKRIYSLPKLHPKNDLSYIKRILRELNNPQDSVKTIHVTGTNGKGSTSYYLSSLLQKAGQKTGLFVSPYIYEFNERIQLNGENISDADLISQANEIELAIDTLRKDDPNFSLVTFEYEVALAFQFFAQKKCDYAVIEVGIGGEHDKTNVIIPEVSVITTIGLDHEKIIGPTLTDIAREKSGIIKENRPVVLGNIPKDVLKILLDKARGKNSKSFLLGRDFRIEVSKNAIKYRDSENCYQFLLRPLVEAYDIGVAVQAIQLLNLSLSKQMIEEAINETHIPGRYDVVQTKPEIIVDGAHNLQAMTNLLQIVRKKNKGQLYVLLGMMKDKDLGLITELFKDEKVTLTRINYPRAAKLEDFPKEAQEKYNYEENFELAYNNLKNRLKPDDMLLVTGSFYLVGAVLANCKRGKNEN, from the coding sequence GTGAGATTTACTAATGTTGACCAAGTAATTAAAAGAATATATTCATTGCCAAAGCTCCATCCTAAGAATGATCTAAGCTATATCAAAAGGATTTTAAGAGAGTTAAATAATCCCCAAGATAGTGTTAAGACTATTCATGTTACCGGGACGAATGGTAAAGGGTCGACATCCTATTATTTGAGTAGTTTATTGCAAAAGGCCGGTCAAAAGACTGGCCTTTTTGTGTCTCCTTATATTTATGAATTTAATGAAAGAATTCAATTAAATGGTGAGAATATAAGTGATGCCGATCTGATTAGTCAGGCTAATGAAATCGAACTTGCAATTGATACTCTTAGAAAAGATGATCCTAACTTTTCTCTAGTGACATTTGAATATGAAGTAGCTCTGGCTTTTCAATTTTTTGCTCAGAAGAAATGCGACTATGCAGTAATCGAAGTTGGAATTGGTGGAGAGCATGATAAGACTAATGTAATTATTCCTGAAGTCAGTGTGATTACAACTATTGGCCTTGACCATGAAAAAATAATTGGACCTACTTTAACAGATATTGCTAGAGAAAAAAGTGGCATAATTAAAGAGAATCGGCCTGTTGTACTAGGGAATATCCCAAAAGATGTTTTAAAGATCTTGCTCGATAAAGCTCGTGGTAAAAATTCAAAGTCCTTTTTATTGGGGAGAGATTTTCGAATTGAAGTATCTAAAAATGCGATTAAATATCGAGATTCAGAGAATTGTTATCAATTTTTGCTGCGTCCATTAGTAGAAGCCTATGATATTGGGGTAGCAGTTCAAGCGATTCAGCTTTTGAATTTGAGCTTAAGCAAGCAAATGATCGAAGAGGCAATTAATGAAACTCATATTCCCGGCAGATATGATGTAGTTCAAACTAAGCCTGAAATAATTGTTGATGGAGCACATAATTTACAAGCAATGACAAATTTACTTCAAATAGTTCGAAAAAAGAATAAAGGCCAGTTATATGTACTTCTTGGGATGATGAAAGACAAGGACTTGGGTTTGATTACAGAATTATTCAAGGATGAAAAGGTTACTTTAACGCGAATAAATTATCCTAGAGCGGCTAAGCTAGAAGATTTTCCTAAAGAAGCTCAAGAAAAATATAATTATGAGGAAAATTTTGAACTAGCATACAATAATTTAAAGAATAGATTGAAGCCAGATGATATGCTGTTAGTGACAGGGTCTTTTTATTTAGTTGGTGCAGTTTTGGCTAACTGCAAAAGAGGTAAAAATGAAAATTAA
- a CDS encoding HAD family hydrolase: MKIKDITEPIEGVIFDMDGLLVNSEKLYWDANIVAAKEANLDIPDDSYLKLVGSSVKEMEEFYHRHFKTKADRDKFIKRTDELVWKWTDEGKLKLQPGVLEALQLFKKRQVKLAIASSNYDEVVAHNLDVLKIKDYFDFYLSYKDVEAGKIKAKPAPDIYLLAAKKMQLPADNLLVFEDSSTGVAAASAAGLKCVMVPDLKQATDLDKKNATLICKDFYTFIEKIE, encoded by the coding sequence ATGAAAATTAAAGATATCACTGAACCAATTGAAGGCGTCATTTTTGATATGGATGGGTTACTTGTTAACTCAGAAAAGTTGTATTGGGATGCTAATATTGTTGCAGCCAAAGAAGCAAACTTGGATATACCTGACGACAGCTATTTGAAACTAGTTGGCTCCTCAGTTAAAGAAATGGAAGAGTTTTATCATCGACATTTTAAAACTAAAGCGGATCGAGATAAGTTTATTAAAAGAACTGATGAATTGGTTTGGAAATGGACTGATGAAGGAAAACTAAAACTTCAACCTGGTGTGCTAGAGGCGTTACAACTATTTAAGAAAAGGCAGGTTAAATTAGCAATTGCATCAAGTAATTACGATGAAGTAGTTGCCCATAATTTGGATGTTTTAAAAATAAAAGATTATTTTGATTTTTATCTAAGTTATAAAGACGTTGAGGCAGGAAAAATTAAAGCAAAACCTGCACCAGATATTTATTTGCTAGCGGCAAAAAAGATGCAACTTCCGGCAGATAATCTATTAGTATTTGAAGATTCAAGTACCGGTGTTGCGGCTGCAAGTGCTGCGGGTTTAAAATGCGTAATGGTTCCAGACTTAAAGCAAGCAACAGATTTAGATAAAAAGAATGCGACATTAATTTGTAAAGATTTTTATACTTTTATTGAAAAAATTGAGTAG
- a CDS encoding cation-translocating P-type ATPase: protein MKAYYREGKEELLKELGANEKQGLTNKAAQEKLAQVGPNALVEGKKKGILEVFLEQFKDLMVIILIVAAIISAFTGNLESTAVIIVVLILNAILGTVQHVKAEKSLEALKSLSAPVAKVLRSGKKQEIAAKDVVPGDILLLEAGDLVTADGRILDNFSLQVNESSLTGESTNIDKLDTTFDKEVPLADRVNMVYSSSLVTYGRANVLVTATGMDTEIGKIATLMNETKERRTPLQVSLDQFSSRLATAILIFCALILGLQMWRGQPLLDALLFAVALAVAAIPEALSSIVTIVQAMGTQKMAREHAIIKNLAAVESLGSVSVICSDKTGTLTQNKMTVEDIYIGGKILKPEELDLSNQLHRYLLYDVVLNNDASFSDGKKIGDPTESALLEMYRKVPGIDLGDGKLGLSESELRNHLDRLEEVPFDSDRKLMSTKHLIHTVPTIFVKGAIDVLLKRCINIRFGDEVRPITEQDRKEILAQNNHFSENGLRVLAFAYKESDEELSTDTEKDLTFIGLVSEMDPPRKESVAAVARAKEAGIRTVMITGDHKVTAVAIAKKIGIFTDGDLALTGLELDALSDEELDQQIEKVAVYARVSPENKIRIVNAWQRKNHIVSMTGDGVNDAPALKKADVGVAMGITGTEVSKDAASMILTDDNFATIIKAVANGRTVYENIKNAIGYLLSGNLSAIITVLFASIAGLPVPFVAVQLLFINLVTDSLPALAIGMEPGNPDILKRKPRDPKASLLDKPFVTQISTQGFLISLSVIAAFLIGLKDSPAIACTMAFSTLTFARLLHGFNCRSQRSIFKIGFKNNWYSLAAFALGTALLALILFVPALHGLFAVQPLSGQEVWLIVVLAIIPTILIQLVKVIRENRA, encoded by the coding sequence GTGAAAGCATACTATCGTGAAGGTAAAGAAGAGCTTCTAAAAGAATTAGGAGCAAATGAAAAGCAGGGCTTGACTAATAAGGCCGCTCAAGAAAAATTAGCTCAAGTGGGACCTAATGCCTTAGTGGAAGGTAAGAAAAAAGGCATCTTAGAAGTCTTTTTAGAACAATTCAAAGACTTAATGGTCATTATCTTGATCGTTGCCGCTATAATTTCCGCATTTACCGGTAATTTAGAAAGTACAGCAGTAATCATTGTTGTTTTGATTTTGAATGCAATTTTAGGAACTGTGCAACATGTTAAGGCTGAAAAATCATTAGAAGCTTTAAAATCACTATCAGCGCCTGTTGCTAAAGTTTTAAGGAGTGGCAAGAAGCAGGAAATTGCTGCAAAAGATGTTGTCCCAGGCGATATTCTTTTACTTGAGGCAGGAGACTTGGTTACTGCTGACGGTAGAATTTTAGATAACTTTTCATTACAGGTAAATGAAAGCTCGTTAACTGGTGAATCAACAAATATTGATAAGCTTGATACGACCTTTGATAAGGAAGTTCCCTTAGCAGACCGAGTAAATATGGTTTATTCTAGTTCGCTTGTAACATATGGACGGGCAAATGTTTTGGTTACAGCAACTGGAATGGACACTGAAATTGGTAAAATTGCTACTTTAATGAATGAAACTAAGGAGCGTAGAACGCCCCTTCAAGTTTCACTTGATCAATTTTCTTCTCGTTTGGCAACCGCAATTTTGATTTTTTGTGCCTTGATCTTAGGATTACAAATGTGGCGCGGACAACCTTTACTAGATGCTCTGTTATTTGCAGTGGCTTTAGCGGTTGCTGCTATTCCAGAAGCTTTAAGTTCGATTGTTACAATTGTGCAAGCTATGGGAACACAAAAAATGGCAAGGGAACATGCCATTATCAAAAATTTAGCAGCTGTTGAATCCTTGGGTTCGGTTTCTGTAATATGTTCTGATAAAACTGGAACTTTGACTCAAAATAAGATGACTGTTGAAGATATTTATATCGGTGGTAAGATTCTTAAACCTGAAGAACTTGATTTAAGTAATCAATTACATCGTTATTTACTATATGATGTAGTTCTAAATAATGATGCTAGCTTTTCAGATGGTAAGAAGATTGGTGACCCAACAGAATCAGCTTTGCTTGAAATGTATCGCAAGGTTCCGGGAATTGATCTTGGAGATGGAAAGTTAGGATTATCAGAAAGTGAATTGAGAAATCACTTAGATCGTTTGGAAGAAGTACCTTTTGATTCTGATCGAAAGTTGATGAGTACAAAGCACCTGATACATACTGTTCCTACAATTTTCGTTAAAGGGGCAATCGATGTTTTACTTAAGCGTTGTATAAATATTCGTTTTGGGGATGAAGTACGGCCAATCACTGAGCAGGATCGAAAAGAGATCTTAGCACAAAATAATCATTTTTCTGAAAATGGCTTAAGAGTCTTAGCATTTGCTTACAAAGAAAGCGATGAAGAATTATCTACAGATACTGAAAAAGATTTGACTTTCATTGGTTTGGTTTCAGAAATGGATCCACCAAGAAAGGAAAGTGTTGCAGCCGTTGCCCGTGCAAAAGAAGCTGGTATTAGAACAGTGATGATTACGGGTGACCATAAAGTGACTGCAGTAGCAATTGCTAAAAAGATTGGTATCTTTACAGATGGAGACTTGGCATTAACTGGCTTAGAATTAGATGCCCTAAGCGATGAAGAATTAGATCAACAAATCGAAAAAGTTGCAGTATATGCTCGTGTTTCTCCAGAAAATAAGATCAGAATTGTTAATGCATGGCAAAGAAAGAACCACATTGTATCAATGACTGGGGACGGTGTTAACGATGCACCGGCTCTTAAAAAAGCTGATGTTGGGGTTGCCATGGGAATTACTGGTACTGAGGTGTCAAAAGATGCCGCAAGTATGATCTTAACTGACGATAACTTTGCTACGATCATCAAGGCTGTAGCTAATGGTAGAACTGTTTATGAAAATATCAAGAATGCGATTGGCTACTTATTATCAGGTAACTTGTCAGCGATTATTACAGTTCTTTTTGCTTCAATTGCGGGATTGCCAGTGCCATTTGTTGCAGTACAACTTTTATTCATTAACTTGGTTACTGACTCTCTTCCAGCTTTAGCAATCGGAATGGAGCCAGGAAATCCTGATATTTTGAAGCGTAAACCGCGAGATCCTAAAGCTAGCTTATTAGATAAACCATTTGTTACTCAAATAAGTACGCAAGGCTTTTTGATTTCATTGAGTGTTATTGCTGCATTCTTAATTGGTTTAAAAGACAGTCCTGCAATTGCATGTACTATGGCCTTTTCAACTTTAACATTTGCACGTTTACTTCATGGCTTTAATTGTCGTTCACAGCGTAGTATTTTTAAGATTGGATTTAAAAATAATTGGTACAGTTTGGCAGCTTTTGCATTAGGCACTGCACTTTTAGCCTTAATTCTCTTTGTACCAGCACTTCATGGATTATTTGCCGTTCAGCCATTAAGCGGACAAGAAGTTTGGCTGATTGTGGTTTTAGCAATTATTCCAACCATTTTAATCCAATTAGTAAAAGTAATTAGAGAAAATAGAGCTTAA
- the mreD gene encoding rod shape-determining protein MreD, whose product MAELRRWYVAIALFMALILDGVLAFNLQTFIFHQSFSGSCWLTVIGITLIALCDDKNDANIWLCLGLGVIADLYYLGIIGIYTVAFPLICFLLQQSARFLPEVFWFRLLICLVTYFCVSVYVFLMLNLVGLIQLSFASFSRSILSNLLWCLILVLCTYWFWVKLAEEYPFLKKEYYF is encoded by the coding sequence ATGGCAGAATTACGTCGATGGTATGTTGCCATTGCCTTATTTATGGCACTAATTTTAGATGGAGTATTAGCCTTTAATTTACAGACTTTTATTTTTCATCAAAGTTTTTCTGGAAGCTGTTGGTTAACAGTTATTGGAATTACTTTAATAGCATTATGTGATGATAAAAATGACGCGAATATCTGGCTTTGTTTGGGATTAGGAGTAATAGCAGATCTTTACTATTTAGGAATAATTGGAATCTATACTGTTGCTTTTCCTTTGATTTGCTTTCTTCTTCAACAAAGCGCTAGATTTTTACCAGAGGTATTTTGGTTTCGCTTATTAATTTGTTTAGTTACTTATTTCTGTGTAAGTGTTTATGTTTTCTTGATGTTGAACTTAGTAGGTTTAATTCAATTATCTTTTGCTAGTTTTTCACGCAGTATTTTATCTAATTTATTGTGGTGCTTGATTTTAGTCTTATGTACTTATTGGTTCTGGGTAAAACTTGCAGAAGAGTATCCATTTTTGAAAAAAGAATATTATTTTTAA